The DNA region ATAGATTAGGGTTATACCTGTGAATGTTAGGGTAGTCACCATACTTGACTTGAGTGGTTGCTttctagaagttgacccttgcttgtttgctgtttgGGGCTCTTAACGACTTGATGGACCGTTTGTTGTTTGTTATGTTGTACATTAATATATTTGTTTTAGTTATCAATTTGTCATTGCTTCATTTTTAACAAATATTGTAAAAATTTTAGtgtataataattataataaaattgtaaaaattaAATCTACGCATGTGTTCTATATACACTAAAGTTAAAAATTTGTTTATTATTGTCACTTATtggtaaaattaattaataataaaatttgttCATTTTAGATAATTGCGTAGAATATTACAAATTGATGGTGTATgtaaattaattagtttattttattaaattataaaattaaaaatcataaaacgTAGAATCGCTCATCCATGCACCGAAAAAAATGGGCTACTACCCTAGTATATATAACTTAATAGCTAAGAATAGGAAGTAGAATTTCCGAAtccttataaatattaaaaatgctCCAAAATAGCCTAATGGAGGAAAGCAAGCATATATAGATAAAAAAGGAGATAGAAATGTTTGAGATTCTCTCAGCTTTATGCAGTATGACATAAACAAATCAAAACAAGTGCACTGCTTCCCTCCTTTAAAAGAGAATAAGAAAGCATGAAGACAACGCAAGAATCAGAAAGAACCATACCAATAGAGAGAGAGacatagaaaaaagaaagagagtGTGAGATCGATGCAACGGTTCAGCAACACCGTGATCGGATTCCTGAACTTTTTCACGCTCTTAGCATCTATACCAATCATCGGTGCAGGCCTATGGATGGCAAGGAGCACCACAACATGTGAAAATTTTCTCCAAACCCCACTTCTAGTCATAGGCTTCGTGGTGCTTGTGATTTCACTAGCAGGGTTCGTAGGAGCATGCTTCCATGTGGCTTGGGCACTGTGCTTGTACTTGGTGGTTATGCTGTTTCTCATGGTGGCGCTTTTCGGTTTGACTGTGTTTGGATTTGTTGTGACGAGTCAGGGTAGGGGAGTGGAAGTGCCTGGCAGGGTTTACATGGAGTATCGCCTTGAGGATTATTCACCTTGGTTGAAGAATAGGATTAAGGATCCTCTTTATTGGAGTACTATAAGGAGCTGTGTTTTGGGGTCGAACACTTGTGCTAAGCTTGCTTCTTGGACTTCTCTTGATTATATGCAGAGAGATATGTCTCCAATACAGGTACAGTCTCTAATTCATAGTTTGTGGGTTTCATCAATTATTGCattttgtttattgtttttgCAAAATGATCCGCATATATACACTATTTTATGGTGTTCTCTTCAACACTTGTAATTTGCAATTTTTAACAGTCATAAATTATaaagttatttttttatattctgTGATTTATGATTGTTAGAAAGAATCATAAATTACAAATGTTCGGATGACATCAAGGAATCTTGTTAACTTATTGCGTCTCTTGTTTCCTGATAATATTTAATTGTTGTGATAGTTATGATTATGATCCTTAAATTATGGAAATTGTGAATAAAGGTAATTGATATATGGACATAATTGTGTGGTTACATAGATTAGAGACTGGAAAAACTTGATGGTTTTGACTGTAATTGAATTTCAGACCTTTATTTAAAGGTAGGGAATCAGGTTCTGTAGTTGCGTTTTTTATACttgaaaaggaagaacaaattTCGTATTTTGTTATAGAGAAAAAGTTGCCTTAAGTAGTTAAGTTTCATTCTAGAACACAGGGAgagataaaaagagaaaaaatataattgaaagAATGATAGAAAAAATAATCAGTAATAGAAAAAGAACATGGGTAATTCTTTTTTATGAGAGATATTCAAGTTAAGCAAAACTAGAAAGAGATGACTTCAGATGTATTATATGTATATGAGTACTATTGAGTagaaatatttctttttttttttggtcaacaaatatttctttttttacaTTTCAAACTTTTAATTGTTTTGACTTTGCTACTGCCCATATTTCAAACTAGAAAGAGATGACCTTCACCTTacaatgtatttttttaaggggttgtctaaatgacccatgataaagtttgggttaaataacccaccatccaatcacattagagataagtgagttggaatttctagattttatttattaacttatttccaactcatttatctacaaactaattaattttagtgacttttaaagtgaaaaataaatttatatttacaaataaacataaattaattataatgtTTACTTTTCAAAAAGAATTTAATGTGTGTGCATCGTCAGTGTAAACTTTTTTTACACATTCACCCAATTGAATGGCGCCACATGagcaaatatattatttttttaattaaaatttaagatgAAAGTTATTATTCCACCTACGTGACATGCTATGATTGATTgtcaataaaataaatttaattttttatttaactcaaatcatttatttttatgtgaaAACAAAAGGGTGTTATATTTTTGCATCTCTCTATGCTTTGAAAAGAAGATTATTGTAGATCATTGAGCTCATAGATTCCCATCCTTTCATTGTGTATATTAATTACTCGCTCTTATTAGTTGAATGAGTCATCAATTATATTGAAAAAATCTTCCTTTtgtaaagaaaaaattaattgaaaaagAATCATAGATGCGTGTCATACTCTTTCTATCAAAAGTCGTAATCCATTATTAGAAATATAGAGTGATACATTTCCAGAAAATAAAACCCATGTGCAAAatgatcctttttttttttgaatagttGATATATATATGTGCGAATGAATAGAGTAAGATCTATTTGATGGAACTGGACTACTTGGTCTTAATTTGTATTTCTATCTCATGGTTCGCAAAGAAAGGTCTGTCTTAATTTTAATCTTGACTATTATAGGTCAAAGTTACCCAAAGTCCCTGATGTGCTATTTCTCATTTGTTAAATAAAATGTTGCGTGTCATCTCCTCATCCTTTGTGCTATTATAGTTTTCAAGGAGTTAAAGAATCTTCAATACtaggttcttaattcttagggctcgtttggcacgccgtattattaattgtttggtgatgacattgtattgtataagcttatccatcaaagtccccttatacgttaaatgacgtattatttaatccatcatgtgagtgatggataaggcattataaggttgtgacgtataagtcaccatcaccaccaccctccattgctgccaacttacaccaccattggcaccaccaccgccaccggtgttgccgccaccacccgatcaccgtcgccgccgccaccaccgccctaccgtcaccacaggtgttgccgccaccaccaccaccaccgccctaccgccaccaccaccataatcgccgccaccacaaccctatcgccaccaccaccataatcgccgccaccactcttTTGCCACCGCCACCgtcttaccaccaccaccaccaccaccctatcgtcgccaacacaacaaccaccatcgctgccaccaccaccaccaccacagccaccaccgacaccacaaccaccaccctattgccaccaccaccaccattgcctccacccttcaccgtcgccgccaccgtcttaccaccaccaccaccaccaccctatcggcCAACAcaacaaccaccatcgctgccaccaccgccaccaccagtGTTGCtgctaccgccaccaccaccgacaccacaaccaccataatcgtcgtcaccactctattgccaccaccgacacaacaaccaccaccctatcgccaccaccaccaccattgccttcaccctccaccgtagccgccaccgccttaccaccacccccaccaccctatcatcgccaccaccactaccaccatcactgccaccaccaccaccaacctatctccactgtcaccaccaccgccaccaacaccaacctaccaccattgccaccaccaccaccaacctaccaccacttccatcaccaccgccaccaccgttataatcacatccatatttgatttttattatatatcattattcaatacttcattaaacataaaattgcattaacttaaacgatatggtaaattatacagagtatgaccaaacgctggatagtataagaaagttatcagggcttatactatcaggcctaatactgtcaggtcttatactatcaggccttatactatacgccgcaccaaacgggcccttagtttttagcactattcatgtgagtatgtactgccacatgtgcttaagcaactctttatAGATTttactccaaccatgagttcttagttcttaagtCTTAGCATTATTTATCTCGtctcacaataccattatattagtaatattttttattttcatataattttgatttaaatttaaatgttaattcaatacttaaattaaatcaattcatgaatgagagaaaagaaaaaaaaaattcatgctaagaactcaaaagtaaaactccttatttcttatttttaagaactaataaCTCCACGTCAGCCCCCTCTAatgttaagaactcagttcttaattcttaacttaaaaataaaaactaaaaacaatgCATTGGAGATGTTCTTAGTACAGTAAAATGGCAATAGCGACTAATATAACAGGGTACAAACAATG from Lotus japonicus ecotype B-129 chromosome 2, LjGifu_v1.2 includes:
- the LOC130737929 gene encoding tetraspanin-6-like — its product is MQRFSNTVIGFLNFFTLLASIPIIGAGLWMARSTTTCENFLQTPLLVIGFVVLVISLAGFVGACFHVAWALCLYLVVMLFLMVALFGLTVFGFVVTSQGRGVEVPGRVYMEYRLEDYSPWLKNRIKDPLYWSTIRSCVLGSNTCAKLASWTSLDYMQRDMSPIQSGCCKPPTACNYNNIETMEDPDCYRWNNAPAFLCYDCDSCKAGVLENIRRDWHKISVLNVVVLVFLIGIYSIGCCAFRNARRAETDYPHGENRMTKVKPRWDYYWWRWCHDKKEQLF